One stretch of Campylobacter sp. CCS1377 DNA includes these proteins:
- a CDS encoding YbaB/EbfC family nucleoid-associated protein: protein MFENMDFSKMGELLNQVQEKAKSIELELANREFSAKSGAGLVKVSANGKGEIIDVSIDDSLLEDKESLQILLISAINDVLAMVAQNRNNIASDVLGGMKL from the coding sequence ATGTTTGAAAATATGGATTTTTCTAAAATGGGGGAGCTTTTAAATCAAGTGCAAGAAAAAGCAAAAAGCATAGAATTAGAGCTTGCAAATCGTGAATTTAGTGCAAAAAGTGGTGCTGGGCTTGTAAAAGTAAGTGCAAATGGCAAAGGCGAAATTATCGATGTGAGTATTGATGATTCTTTGCTTGAGGATAAAGAATCTTTGCAAATTTTACTTATCTCTGCGATTAATGATGTTTTGGCTATGGTGGCGCAAAATCGTAATAACATAGCAAGCGATGTTTTAGGAGGTATGAAACTATGA
- a CDS encoding UDP-N-acetylmuramoyl-L-alanyl-D-glutamate--2,6-diaminopimelate ligase, with the protein MIINYKNTFITDNSLECQKDCFFLSTAQNAKFVNQARQNGANIIDIEKAKKMLEIDENIKIIGITGTNGKTTTAAAIYSILLDLGFKCALCGTRGAFMNDEKIDEKSLTTSPILKTLEYLQLATQKKCEFFIMEVSSHALVQNRIEGLKFAAKIFTNITQDHLDFHKTFENYKLAKESFFTDESLKFINKDTQAIKFNVRNSFTYGIENPALYHIKAYSLESGISAVVMAKDQTFHIDSSLVGLFNLYNLLAASACVNELVSPNLKDLEKAISGFGGVCGRMEVVAEGVIVDFAHTPDGIEKVLDALKNKKLIVVFGAGGDRDKSKRPLMGKIAKHYAKTLIITSDNPRSEEPLDIINDILSGIKVDENVFIEADRKKAIEMALKMRKNDEFVVILGKGDEDTQEIKGVKYPFSDKIIVNEILNQK; encoded by the coding sequence GTGATAATAAATTATAAAAATACCTTCATCACAGATAATTCTTTAGAATGCCAAAAAGACTGTTTTTTTCTCAGCACAGCACAAAATGCAAAATTTGTGAATCAAGCTAGGCAAAATGGTGCAAACATTATCGATATAGAAAAAGCCAAAAAAATGCTTGAAATTGATGAAAACATTAAAATCATAGGCATTACAGGCACTAATGGCAAAACCACAACTGCGGCTGCGATTTACTCGATTTTGCTTGATTTAGGCTTTAAATGTGCCCTTTGTGGGACGCGTGGGGCTTTTATGAATGATGAGAAAATTGATGAAAAATCCTTAACCACTTCGCCTATTCTTAAAACTTTGGAGTATTTACAGCTTGCTACACAGAAAAAATGTGAATTTTTCATTATGGAAGTAAGTTCTCATGCTTTGGTTCAAAATCGCATCGAGGGCTTGAAATTCGCAGCCAAAATTTTCACCAATATCACTCAAGATCATTTAGATTTTCATAAAACTTTTGAAAATTATAAACTAGCAAAAGAAAGCTTTTTTACCGATGAAAGCTTGAAATTTATCAACAAAGACACACAAGCAATTAAATTTAATGTTAGAAATTCTTTTACTTATGGCATAGAAAATCCGGCTTTGTATCATATCAAAGCTTATTCTTTAGAGAGTGGAATTAGCGCAGTTGTGATGGCAAAAGATCAAACTTTCCATATAGATTCTTCCCTTGTGGGACTTTTTAATCTTTATAATCTTTTAGCCGCAAGTGCTTGTGTTAATGAGCTTGTAAGTCCTAATTTAAAAGATTTAGAAAAAGCTATTAGTGGTTTTGGTGGGGTTTGTGGCAGAATGGAAGTTGTAGCAGAAGGGGTAATCGTTGATTTTGCACACACGCCAGATGGCATTGAAAAAGTCCTTGACGCACTTAAAAATAAAAAACTCATTGTTGTTTTTGGCGCAGGTGGTGATAGAGATAAAAGCAAACGCCCTTTGATGGGAAAAATTGCAAAACATTATGCCAAAACGCTAATTATTACAAGCGACAATCCACGCAGTGAAGAGCCTTTGGATATCATTAATGATATTTTATCTGGGATAAAGGTCGATGAAAATGTATTTATCGAGGCGGATAGAAAAAAAGCTATTGAAATGGCTTTAAAAATGCGCAAAAATGATGAATTTGTCGTTATTTTGGGTAAAGGCGATGAGGACACTCAAGAAATTAAAGGAGTAAAATATCCTTTTAGTGATAAAATAATCGTCAATGAAATTTTAAATCAAAAATAA